One genomic window of Candidatus Omnitrophota bacterium includes the following:
- a CDS encoding glycosyltransferase family 2 protein, giving the protein MKRDRFYRRLFEIIPGLLTWTTILGLFIFAFIKPLWVAIFVITFDLYWVIRMTYLSMLLLFAYRRLARERNWDWFKKCELLGRVRGLEHKNIYHAVLFPVYKEGPEILKPSIESIENSNYPKDKMIMVLSVEERAGKDAWNNALALKKAHEKNFWKFLVTSHPDGLPGEIKAKGANATWGARAIKDFLDSNKIDYEHVVISCFDADTCADREYFGCLTYQYIASPDRTRSSYQPIPVYNNNIWHARSIARLLELGSSFMQLVETMRIEKFVTFSSHSMSFKTLVEVNYWPLDMISDDSVIYWKCFLHFDGHYAVVPMYVTVSMDVATESKVLPTIVKQYKQKRRWAWGVENFPYLVIGFMHNKKIPLLTKIRRSLNILESHYTWAVWAIIVTFIAPLPIIFGGGLFRQTAMGYNLPSVSATLFNMSLFTLFILIFVSIKLLPPRPKDVKPQKHLVMYTQWLLAPFVAAFLGSTPAIDAQTRLMLGKYMHFQVTEKKRHHARAK; this is encoded by the coding sequence ATGAAAAGAGATAGGTTCTATAGAAGGCTTTTCGAGATAATCCCGGGGCTCCTCACATGGACGACGATCCTGGGGCTATTTATTTTTGCCTTCATAAAACCGCTCTGGGTGGCGATATTTGTAATAACCTTCGACCTGTACTGGGTGATAAGGATGACATACCTCAGTATGCTGCTGCTCTTCGCCTACCGCCGCCTTGCCAGGGAGCGGAACTGGGACTGGTTTAAGAAATGTGAATTGCTGGGCAGGGTCAGGGGCCTTGAGCATAAAAATATCTATCATGCGGTGCTCTTTCCCGTGTATAAAGAGGGCCCCGAGATATTGAAACCGTCGATCGAGTCGATCGAGAATTCCAACTACCCTAAAGATAAGATGATAATGGTCCTGAGCGTGGAGGAGAGGGCTGGTAAGGATGCCTGGAATAACGCGCTGGCTCTCAAGAAAGCGCACGAGAAGAATTTCTGGAAGTTTTTAGTGACGTCTCACCCCGATGGTTTACCCGGAGAGATAAAGGCAAAAGGCGCTAATGCCACCTGGGGCGCGAGAGCGATAAAGGATTTTCTCGATTCCAACAAGATAGATTACGAGCATGTGGTGATATCATGCTTTGACGCCGATACCTGCGCTGACAGGGAATACTTCGGGTGCCTTACATACCAATATATTGCCAGTCCCGACCGGACGCGTTCGAGCTACCAGCCTATTCCCGTCTACAATAATAATATATGGCATGCCCGTTCTATTGCCAGGCTATTGGAGCTTGGCTCCAGTTTTATGCAGCTGGTGGAGACCATGAGGATCGAAAAGTTCGTCACATTCTCGAGCCACAGCATGAGTTTTAAGACGCTGGTCGAAGTCAACTATTGGCCATTGGACATGATATCCGACGATTCTGTAATATACTGGAAATGTTTCCTGCATTTTGACGGGCACTACGCCGTCGTGCCCATGTACGTAACGGTCTCAATGGATGTCGCCACGGAAAGTAAAGTCCTGCCCACTATCGTAAAGCAATATAAGCAGAAGCGGCGCTGGGCGTGGGGTGTCGAGAATTTTCCTTACCTGGTGATCGGTTTTATGCACAATAAGAAGATACCGCTCCTGACCAAGATAAGAAGGTCGCTGAATATACTCGAGAGCCATTATACCTGGGCCGTCTGGGCCATAATAGTCACGTTCATCGCGCCCCTTCCCATAATATTCGGCGGCGGGCTCTTCAGACAGACGGCGATGGGGTACAATCTTCCGAGCGTTTCCGCCACACTCTTTAACATGTCGTTATTTACGTTATTCATATTAATATTTGTGAGCATAAAGCTCCTGCCGCCAAGGCCGAAAGATGTGAAACCGCAGAAGCACCTCGTGATGTATACGCAGTGGCTGCTCGCGCCGTTCGTTGCGGCGTTCCTCGGCTCGACTCCCGCTATCGACGCGCAGACGCGCCTGATGCTCGGCAAGTATATGCACTTCCAGGTCACCGAAAAGAAGCGCCACCACGCCCGCGCTAAGTGA
- a CDS encoding vitamin B12-dependent ribonucleotide reductase has translation MGKDTGVNSKLSENAVKVLEKRYLKKNDDGKPVETPADMFRRVAKNIATADSYYGKTSREVAKTEKEFFEMMTDLDFLPNSPTLMNAGRELQQLSACFVLSIDDSMESIFETIKDTAMIHKSGGGTGFSFSRLRGKNSPVRSTGGISSGPVSFMKVFNAATQAVKQGGTRRGANMGILRIDHPDILEFITCKEKDKEITNFNISVAITEDFIAKALKNEEYDLIDPRSKKSFGKLNAREVWDLVIKMAWQNGEPGIIFIDRINKDNPTPQCGEIESTNPCGEQPLLPYESCNLGSVNLANMVSSGGIDWNKLGDTVEKAVHFLDNVIDMNSYPLKRIQDMTKSNRKIGLGVMGFADMLFMLGVRYDSSDGIKLAEKTMKFVLERATSASQKLAAERGAFPNFKGSIYDTKGAKPLRNATLTTIAPTGTLSIIANCSSGIEPIFAISYIRNIMDNVKMVEVHPYFKEVAEAKGFYTPELMNLIAQHGTIRGMQEIPEEVQALFVTAHDIAPNWHIKMQAAFQKYTNNAVSKTVNLPQEATVEDVRVIYMLAYESGCKGATIYRDNSRAEQVLSKPQESKDASSKEKAMPVKIIPRPRPNVTVGTTTKIATGCGNLYVTINVDEKGLPFEVFMSMGKAGGCAMSQLEALGRLVSLALRSGIEATAIIEQIRGIRCPSPSWEKGGRIFSCSDAIARVLERRLHGASKAKAQVNVLENTKVAIEAQTSSGESTYKPGNSKKGDIVGVCPDCGSALWHIEGCMVCNSCGYSKCG, from the coding sequence ATGGGGAAAGATACGGGCGTGAATTCGAAGTTGTCTGAGAATGCGGTAAAGGTTTTAGAGAAAAGGTATCTGAAGAAAAACGATGATGGTAAGCCTGTAGAGACGCCGGCAGATATGTTCCGGCGCGTAGCGAAGAATATCGCCACGGCCGATTCGTATTACGGCAAGACCTCCAGAGAGGTGGCGAAGACCGAAAAAGAATTTTTCGAGATGATGACAGATCTTGATTTCCTGCCCAATTCCCCGACCCTGATGAACGCCGGGCGCGAGCTGCAGCAGCTGTCGGCATGTTTCGTACTCTCGATAGACGACTCGATGGAGTCGATATTCGAAACGATAAAAGACACGGCAATGATACATAAATCGGGCGGCGGTACCGGCTTCAGTTTTTCGCGTTTGAGAGGGAAGAACTCTCCCGTAAGATCTACTGGCGGCATTTCGAGCGGCCCTGTCTCGTTCATGAAGGTATTTAACGCGGCCACCCAGGCTGTGAAACAGGGCGGCACGCGCCGCGGCGCGAATATGGGCATCCTGAGGATAGACCATCCGGATATCCTGGAATTCATCACCTGCAAAGAAAAAGACAAAGAGATCACCAACTTCAATATCTCCGTGGCCATCACGGAAGATTTTATCGCTAAGGCATTGAAGAACGAGGAGTACGACCTGATAGACCCGCGCTCGAAGAAATCGTTCGGAAAACTGAACGCCAGGGAAGTTTGGGACCTTGTGATAAAGATGGCGTGGCAGAACGGAGAACCCGGCATAATATTCATAGACAGGATAAATAAGGATAATCCCACCCCTCAGTGTGGAGAGATAGAGTCGACCAACCCGTGCGGCGAGCAGCCGCTTTTGCCTTACGAGAGCTGTAACCTCGGCTCCGTAAATCTCGCGAATATGGTATCTTCCGGAGGGATCGATTGGAACAAACTCGGGGATACGGTCGAGAAGGCCGTCCATTTTCTCGATAACGTAATAGACATGAACTCCTATCCTTTGAAGAGGATACAGGATATGACAAAGTCGAACCGCAAGATCGGGCTCGGGGTCATGGGATTTGCCGATATGCTTTTCATGCTCGGGGTAAGGTACGACTCAAGCGATGGGATAAAACTCGCCGAGAAGACCATGAAGTTCGTCCTGGAGCGCGCGACCTCGGCGTCCCAGAAACTGGCCGCGGAGAGAGGGGCCTTCCCTAACTTCAAAGGAAGCATATATGATACCAAAGGCGCGAAGCCGCTCCGGAACGCGACCCTCACCACGATAGCTCCTACGGGTACCCTTTCGATCATAGCCAATTGCTCCAGCGGGATAGAGCCCATATTCGCCATATCCTATATAAGGAACATAATGGACAACGTGAAGATGGTCGAGGTCCATCCTTATTTTAAAGAGGTGGCGGAGGCAAAAGGTTTCTACACGCCCGAACTGATGAACCTGATCGCGCAGCACGGCACTATACGCGGGATGCAGGAGATCCCGGAAGAGGTGCAGGCATTGTTTGTGACTGCGCATGATATAGCGCCGAACTGGCATATAAAGATGCAGGCGGCATTTCAGAAATATACCAATAACGCGGTATCGAAGACCGTAAACTTGCCGCAGGAAGCTACTGTGGAGGACGTGCGCGTCATATATATGCTCGCGTACGAAAGCGGCTGCAAAGGCGCCACTATCTACAGGGATAATTCCAGGGCGGAGCAGGTATTGAGTAAGCCTCAGGAGTCGAAGGATGCTTCATCCAAAGAGAAGGCCATGCCGGTAAAGATCATACCGAGGCCTCGCCCGAACGTCACTGTAGGCACCACCACAAAGATAGCCACAGGCTGCGGAAACCTCTATGTTACGATCAACGTGGATGAGAAGGGGCTGCCTTTCGAAGTCTTCATGTCCATGGGTAAAGCGGGTGGTTGCGCTATGAGCCAGCTTGAGGCTCTGGGAAGGCTCGTATCGCTGGCGCTCAGGAGCGGCATAGAAGCTACGGCTATAATAGAACAGATCCGCGGCATAAGATGCCCGTCCCCGAGTTGGGAAAAGGGCGGCAGGATATTCTCCTGTTCGGACGCTATAGCGCGCGTCCTGGAAAGAAGGCTTCATGGCGCCTCTAAGGCCAAGGCCCAGGTAAACGTACTTGAAAATACAAAGGTGGCCATTGAGGCCCAGACATCCTCCGGCGAAAGCACTTACAAGCCCGGTAACAGTAAAAAAGGCGATATAGTGGGGGTCTGCCCGGATTGCGGAAGCGCTCTATGGCATATAGAAGGCTGCATGGTCTGTAACTCCTGCGGCTATTCGAAATGCGGTTAA
- a CDS encoding GNAT family N-acetyltransferase: protein MIISKRHKRLPFKTKVFRRMEDISPETWNKVYPDILESYNFFRTLDESGLDQFSLYYILAYEGKNVVGAANCFLMDYSLDTSISGPLRRLSNAIKRIKGNIFSLKAFICGMPIGQGRIGFGGDKDKVMHALVRRIEQIASKEKCAIVAFKDFDHSYTGALDGLQKEGFIKLDSLPTTEMNIWFKDFEEYLNTLSGASRYDLRRKFKRVDGHVKIDMKMVGALNEHELREVYKLYLDIVDKHDMGFELLPMAFFKNLSKNMPEETKYFLWHIDGKLAAFLLCLVSKDRFIDYYVGMDYSIAHKYHLYFIKFRDVMNWCIKHKIKTYEMGITGYEPKRRLGFEFIPLYIYAKLRNRWMRPVFKMACRFLKFENFDPTLKKGKNHKSQKAPDEK from the coding sequence ATGATAATATCCAAACGCCATAAAAGACTGCCGTTCAAAACCAAAGTCTTTAGAAGGATGGAAGATATCTCCCCGGAGACCTGGAATAAAGTCTATCCCGATATCCTGGAAAGTTATAATTTTTTCAGGACCTTAGACGAATCCGGCCTTGATCAATTCTCTCTCTATTATATCCTGGCCTATGAGGGCAAAAATGTCGTCGGGGCGGCAAACTGTTTCTTGATGGACTACTCCCTCGATACCAGCATCAGCGGCCCGCTCCGTAGATTGTCTAATGCCATAAAGCGCATTAAGGGCAATATATTCAGCCTCAAGGCGTTTATATGCGGCATGCCGATCGGACAGGGCAGGATAGGATTTGGGGGCGATAAGGATAAGGTGATGCACGCCCTTGTAAGGCGCATAGAACAGATCGCAAGTAAAGAGAAGTGCGCTATAGTGGCGTTCAAGGACTTCGACCATTCATATACCGGCGCGCTGGACGGGCTTCAGAAAGAAGGGTTCATAAAGCTCGACAGCCTGCCGACGACCGAGATGAACATATGGTTTAAGGACTTTGAGGAGTATCTGAATACTTTGAGCGGCGCTTCCAGATACGACCTGAGAAGAAAATTCAAAAGGGTGGACGGCCATGTCAAAATCGATATGAAGATGGTCGGCGCGCTTAATGAGCATGAGCTCAGGGAAGTGTATAAGCTCTACCTGGACATAGTCGACAAACATGATATGGGATTCGAGCTTCTGCCGATGGCATTCTTTAAAAATCTGTCTAAAAACATGCCGGAAGAGACGAAATACTTTTTATGGCATATAGACGGGAAGCTTGCCGCTTTTCTTCTGTGCCTTGTATCGAAGGACCGGTTCATAGATTATTACGTAGGGATGGATTACTCGATTGCGCATAAATACCACCTTTATTTTATAAAGTTCCGGGATGTTATGAACTGGTGCATCAAGCATAAGATAAAGACGTATGAGATGGGCATCACCGGCTACGAACCGAAGAGAAGGCTCGGTTTTGAGTTCATCCCTCTTTACATCTACGCAAAGCTCCGGAACAGATGGATGAGGCCCGTATTTAAAATGGCATGCCGGTTCTTAAAATTCGAAAATTTTGATCCGACATTAAAGAAAGGCAAGAACCATAAATCGCAGAAGGCGCCTGATGAAAAGTAG
- a CDS encoding MFS transporter, translating into MALQNMFRTLRYRNFRIFFIGQNVSLIGTWMQQIAMSWLVYRLTNSALLLGVVAFSSQIPTFILSPLGGVAADRFDRRKLLIITQGLSAVQAFIMAALTLTGVIHVWHIIALGVALGCINSFDIPARQSFLVEMVEKKENLGNAIALNSLMFNASRLIGPSIAGLVIAILQEGICFLLNGVSFFAVLCSLFLMRIRPRESRTRRIAVMEELKEGFKYTFGFEPIRLILILLSVISIMGMSYVVLMPVFAKDILRGGPQTLGFLMASGGIGAAAATIYLASRKSIVGLGRLIPVSSMVFAVGVILFSLSRILWVSMAVLAVSGFGMMVNMAACNTILQTVSDDDKRGRVMSFYTMSFMGMAPIGSLAAGALAGKIGVTGTLVIGSTICIAASIFFASKLPVIKKLIHPIYRKIGIIPEMASGINTASELIVRSED; encoded by the coding sequence ATGGCATTGCAAAATATGTTCCGGACATTGCGTTACCGCAATTTTCGGATTTTTTTTATAGGGCAGAATGTATCGCTCATCGGCACATGGATGCAGCAGATCGCGATGAGCTGGCTCGTCTACAGGCTCACGAACTCCGCTCTGCTTCTGGGCGTCGTAGCGTTTTCGAGTCAGATACCCACTTTCATATTGAGCCCATTAGGCGGAGTAGCGGCTGACAGGTTCGACCGCCGCAAGCTTCTGATAATTACTCAAGGCCTTTCTGCGGTGCAGGCGTTTATCATGGCCGCGCTGACGCTCACAGGCGTTATCCATGTCTGGCATATAATAGCTTTGGGGGTAGCCCTGGGATGCATAAACTCATTCGACATACCGGCCAGGCAGTCCTTCCTGGTAGAGATGGTCGAGAAGAAGGAGAACCTCGGTAACGCGATAGCCTTGAATTCACTTATGTTTAACGCCTCACGTTTAATAGGGCCGTCTATAGCGGGGCTCGTTATAGCGATTTTGCAGGAGGGGATTTGTTTCCTGTTAAACGGCGTAAGTTTCTTCGCGGTCCTGTGTTCGCTCTTTCTGATGCGTATTAGACCCCGGGAGTCTAGGACTAGGCGCATAGCTGTGATGGAGGAATTGAAAGAAGGTTTTAAATATACATTCGGTTTCGAGCCGATAAGGCTCATATTGATACTTCTCAGCGTGATAAGTATCATGGGCATGTCGTATGTGGTGCTGATGCCTGTATTTGCCAAAGATATTTTAAGAGGCGGGCCCCAGACGCTGGGTTTCCTGATGGCCTCCGGAGGCATAGGCGCGGCCGCGGCGACGATATATCTGGCCTCCAGAAAAAGCATCGTTGGGCTCGGCAGGCTAATTCCGGTTTCCTCGATGGTATTTGCCGTAGGGGTTATACTATTTTCATTATCCCGCATACTCTGGGTATCCATGGCGGTGCTCGCCGTAAGCGGTTTTGGGATGATGGTGAATATGGCCGCGTGCAATACGATCCTGCAGACCGTCTCAGATGACGATAAACGCGGCAGGGTGATGAGCTTCTACACGATGTCGTTTATGGGCATGGCTCCTATAGGCAGCCTTGCAGCCGGCGCTTTAGCCGGCAAGATAGGTGTGACCGGCACTCTGGTAATAGGGAGCACGATCTGCATAGCGGCGTCGATATTCTTCGCAAGTAAGCTGCCGGTGATCAAGAAACTCATCCATCCTATATACCGGAAGATAGGTATTATTCCCGAAATGGCCTCGGGCATAAATACCGCCTCGGAACTTATCGTAAGGTCGGAAGATTGA
- the hemW gene encoding radical SAM family heme chaperone HemW, translating into METSLYIHIPFCKRKCFYCDFYSEIYDRELSAAYIDVIINQIEELPQAFSTIYIGGGTPSALEPELLERLLKALKPKFAGASPEFTVEANPESLDDHRIKVLLDSGVTRLSIGVQSFDDRKLKKLGRLHNAEKAREAVYLAAKRGFSNISIDLIFGVWGEASENWKSEIEEAVKLPVSHISCYSLTYEKGTPLFKAILDKSIAPIEDDLSSAMYETAMELLAVRGFKQYEISNFAKDEGFRCRHNLNYWENNPYVGLGASAVSYMDGVRAKNVSSIREYIKRYQSGASLIESSEKLSPVRRAKETAAIKIRTRDGIDLRWFREKTGYDLQELERKSLLELADKDLIKYKREGASITGIALKHKGILFCDTVSAAFL; encoded by the coding sequence ATGGAAACCTCTTTATATATCCATATACCTTTCTGTAAACGCAAATGTTTTTACTGCGATTTTTACAGTGAGATCTATGACCGTGAACTCTCCGCCGCTTATATCGATGTGATAATAAACCAGATAGAGGAACTGCCACAAGCCTTCTCGACCATATATATCGGCGGCGGGACCCCGAGCGCCCTCGAGCCGGAACTCCTGGAGCGCCTTTTGAAGGCATTAAAGCCGAAGTTCGCCGGCGCAAGCCCCGAATTCACCGTGGAGGCCAATCCGGAAAGCCTGGACGATCACCGGATAAAGGTTTTGCTGGATTCGGGAGTGACGAGGCTCAGCATCGGCGTCCAGTCCTTCGATGATAGAAAACTTAAAAAACTCGGGCGTCTCCATAACGCCGAAAAGGCCCGCGAAGCGGTTTATCTGGCGGCAAAGAGAGGCTTTTCTAATATAAGCATCGACCTGATATTCGGCGTATGGGGCGAGGCTTCCGAAAACTGGAAGAGTGAAATCGAAGAGGCTGTCAAACTTCCGGTGAGCCATATATCCTGCTATTCTCTCACATACGAAAAAGGCACGCCTCTCTTTAAGGCTATCCTCGATAAGAGTATCGCGCCCATTGAGGATGACCTCTCCTCGGCGATGTACGAGACAGCAATGGAATTATTGGCTGTACGGGGATTCAAACAATATGAGATATCGAATTTCGCCAAAGATGAAGGTTTCCGGTGCAGGCATAATTTAAATTATTGGGAAAATAATCCCTATGTTGGCCTCGGCGCATCGGCCGTATCATATATGGACGGCGTAAGGGCCAAAAATGTCTCGAGTATCCGGGAATATATAAAACGCTATCAGTCCGGCGCGAGCCTTATCGAGTCGAGCGAGAAGCTGTCGCCTGTAAGAAGGGCGAAAGAGACGGCCGCGATAAAGATCAGGACCAGGGACGGTATAGATCTCAGGTGGTTCAGGGAGAAGACGGGATATGATCTTCAGGAGCTCGAGCGTAAGTCTTTACTGGAACTTGCGGATAAGGACCTGATCAAATATAAGAGAGAGGGCGCTTCCATAACCGGTATCGCGTTAAAACACAAGGGGATCCTCTTCTGCGACACCGTCTCCGCCGCTTTTCTGTAG
- the dnaX gene encoding DNA polymerase III subunit gamma/tau has translation MAYIVFARKYRPRNFEEITGQSHITTTLKNAIEQSRVAHAYLFAGPRGVGKTTTARILAKALNCEKGPTTKPCNKCASCQEITSGSSLDILEIDGASNRGIDEIRSLRENAKFMPSKGAFKIYIIDEVHMLSNEAFNALLKTLEEPPPHVKFIFATTHAHKVPPTILSRCQRFDFRRIPTKDILANLKKITKEEKLAVDDEALGLIAKYGDGSMRDAQVILDQIASFTKEKVGASDVTKILGVVDDEILFALSGAIHNKDPKTALKIIDGLVNGGKDVMQAVVGLIEHFRNISIAKVAKELDSLIDAGSDKIERYREESAKFTIEEMLYIIYTLSNAIDFMRKTDMARIPFEAALVKLTLNGGIVPLADIMKRIEALEGKTTAHQASIESAHVEPETEESRPRIVPRQSGSLDEILSSWMKVISYIKAKKISIASYLQEGDPIALEGNTLTIGFAKEFQFHKEVLESSDNKKTIETAIKDMLGLELRVLLIVTEPVTTRDRSSNEGARSADDSGPGNETAGEAAIEETDPIVKKAIEMFGGKLAGANGRGKA, from the coding sequence ATGGCATATATAGTCTTCGCGCGTAAATACAGGCCCAGGAATTTTGAAGAGATAACCGGCCAATCCCACATAACTACCACATTAAAAAACGCTATAGAGCAGTCCAGGGTCGCCCACGCCTATTTGTTCGCGGGTCCCCGAGGCGTGGGCAAGACCACTACCGCCAGGATACTGGCGAAGGCCCTTAATTGCGAGAAAGGGCCCACCACGAAGCCGTGCAATAAATGCGCGTCATGCCAGGAGATAACGTCGGGTTCGAGCCTAGACATATTAGAGATAGACGGCGCTTCAAACCGGGGCATCGACGAGATACGGAGCCTCAGGGAGAACGCTAAGTTCATGCCGTCCAAGGGCGCCTTCAAGATCTATATTATAGACGAGGTCCATATGCTCTCGAACGAGGCGTTTAACGCGCTTCTGAAGACGCTGGAGGAGCCTCCGCCGCATGTGAAGTTCATATTCGCGACGACTCATGCCCATAAGGTGCCGCCCACGATACTTTCGAGATGCCAGAGATTTGACTTCAGGCGCATCCCTACCAAGGATATTCTCGCGAATTTAAAAAAGATAACGAAAGAAGAGAAACTCGCTGTAGACGATGAAGCTCTGGGCCTGATCGCTAAATACGGCGACGGCAGTATGCGTGACGCCCAGGTCATTCTGGACCAGATAGCGTCGTTTACCAAAGAGAAGGTGGGCGCGAGCGATGTGACCAAAATACTGGGGGTAGTCGACGACGAGATATTATTCGCTCTCTCCGGAGCCATCCATAACAAGGACCCGAAGACGGCTTTAAAAATAATAGACGGGCTTGTTAATGGCGGCAAAGACGTCATGCAGGCCGTAGTGGGGCTGATAGAGCATTTCCGGAACATATCGATCGCGAAAGTGGCGAAGGAGCTCGATTCGCTGATCGACGCCGGAAGCGATAAGATAGAGCGTTACCGGGAAGAATCCGCGAAATTCACGATAGAAGAGATGCTGTACATAATATACACATTATCTAACGCGATAGATTTTATGCGCAAGACCGATATGGCGAGAATACCGTTTGAAGCCGCGCTAGTTAAGCTTACTCTGAACGGCGGCATCGTGCCGCTTGCCGATATAATGAAAAGAATAGAAGCTCTCGAAGGTAAAACCACGGCCCACCAGGCGAGTATAGAGAGTGCGCATGTTGAGCCCGAAACAGAAGAATCCCGTCCCCGGATCGTCCCGCGGCAATCAGGCAGCCTCGATGAGATATTGAGCTCCTGGATGAAGGTCATAAGTTATATAAAAGCTAAAAAGATTTCGATCGCGTCATACCTTCAGGAAGGGGATCCGATAGCGCTTGAAGGTAATACGCTCACTATCGGTTTCGCCAAAGAATTTCAATTTCATAAAGAGGTGCTGGAGTCTTCCGACAATAAGAAAACTATCGAGACTGCCATAAAAGATATGCTCGGCCTGGAACTGAGAGTTCTCCTTATTGTAACGGAGCCGGTCACAACCAGGGATCGTTCCTCCAATGAAGGCGCCCGGAGCGCGGATGATTCAGGACCCGGAAATGAAACGGCGGGTGAAGCGGCAATCGAAGAGACCGACCCGATAGTGAAGAAGGCGATAGAGATGTTCGGCGGCAAACTGGCCGGCGCTAACGGCAGGGGAAAGGCCTGA
- the recR gene encoding recombination mediator RecR — MSGFPVSMRSLIEELSKMPGIGPKSAQRLAFYILRSSKEDAAALSGAILKVKDSVRFCRICNNLSDEEICEICKSSSRNKALLCIVEEPNDIVTIERAGDFNGVYHVLLGSLSPLDGIGPSDLKIKELLDRVKKEKFKEIIIATDFNTEGEATALYLIKALKGSGASITRVAYGIPVGGDLQYADQATIIKAFEGRREIKV; from the coding sequence ATGAGCGGTTTCCCTGTTTCGATGCGTTCCCTGATAGAAGAGCTGTCCAAGATGCCGGGCATCGGGCCGAAGAGCGCCCAGCGCCTGGCTTTCTACATATTAAGATCTTCGAAAGAAGACGCCGCCGCGTTATCCGGCGCTATATTAAAGGTAAAGGACTCGGTAAGGTTTTGCAGGATCTGCAATAATCTAAGCGATGAGGAGATCTGCGAGATATGTAAGAGCAGCTCGCGGAATAAGGCGCTTTTATGCATAGTGGAAGAGCCCAATGATATCGTTACCATAGAGCGCGCGGGAGATTTTAACGGAGTTTATCATGTGCTATTGGGCTCGTTGTCGCCGCTAGATGGCATAGGCCCCTCCGACCTTAAAATAAAAGAGCTTTTGGACAGGGTAAAGAAAGAGAAGTTCAAAGAGATAATAATAGCTACTGATTTCAATACAGAGGGCGAGGCCACGGCCCTCTATCTGATAAAAGCGTTGAAAGGTTCAGGCGCCAGTATCACCAGGGTAGCCTATGGCATCCCTGTCGGCGGTGACCTGCAATACGCGGACCAGGCTACGATAATAAAGGCATTTGAGGGCCGCCGCGAGATCAAGGTATAA
- a CDS encoding EamA family transporter: MTKVLIFIIIAEIWTAVGQVLFKKSTNSIEHHSLRSYDSLMSFIKSVLSKPMIWTGLLAMTIGMAVWLMALAQADLSLVFSIGSIQYIMILFLAHYLLGEKIDKMKLAGTFLVVLGIILITIS; encoded by the coding sequence ATGACGAAAGTCCTGATCTTCATAATAATAGCCGAAATCTGGACCGCGGTAGGGCAGGTGCTCTTCAAGAAGAGCACCAACTCCATCGAGCATCACAGCCTGCGCAGCTATGACAGCCTGATGAGCTTTATTAAGAGTGTGCTCTCAAAGCCCATGATCTGGACCGGGTTATTAGCGATGACTATCGGCATGGCCGTCTGGCTTATGGCGCTGGCGCAGGCGGACTTAAGCCTCGTATTTTCCATAGGCAGCATTCAGTACATCATGATACTCTTCCTGGCGCACTACTTGCTGGGCGAGAAGATAGATAAGATGAAGTTAGCCGGAACTTTCCTTGTGGTCCTGGGCATAATCCTTATAACGATAAGTTAG
- a CDS encoding EamA family transporter, translating into MKSSGLTLKIFLLIVLNDVGDTIAQLLMKKGLIKTGIDNINFGNIAEFAARNISSPLVWLGIFVFILNFFVWIIILSRVDLSIAMPVGSTSYIFVPIAAMIFLHEHVGILRWAGILLIVLGIHFVSQSRKPEKGIS; encoded by the coding sequence ATGAAAAGTAGCGGCCTCACTTTAAAGATATTCCTGCTGATAGTCTTAAACGACGTCGGTGATACGATCGCCCAGCTTCTGATGAAGAAAGGGCTGATCAAGACAGGGATCGATAATATCAATTTCGGTAATATAGCGGAATTCGCCGCCAGGAATATATCATCGCCGCTTGTCTGGCTGGGGATATTCGTATTTATCTTGAACTTTTTCGTATGGATAATCATCCTGTCGCGTGTGGACCTGAGCATCGCGATGCCCGTGGGCAGCACTTCCTATATATTTGTTCCTATAGCGGCCATGATCTTTCTGCATGAACATGTGGGCATCTTAAGGTGGGCCGGAATATTATTGATCGTGCTGGGAATACATTTTGTTTCACAGAGCCGAAAGCCTGAAAAAGGGATATCCTGA